Part of the Paenibacillus guangzhouensis genome is shown below.
CCTGAGCCGCAAAGGTACAGGTTGGAGTTTTTTTTGCGGGATAGCGTTACCTTCTCCTTACGAGAAGCTTTATACTGAGGAGGAGGTGATAGGACGGTGAAAATCACGGAAGTCGCAAGCCTGCTGAACGTATCGGCCAGGGCCATTCGATTCTATGAGGAAAAGGGTCTGATTACGCCTGATAAGGAGCCAGGCAATCAGTATCGCCTATTTACGGAGGAACATATCAGGCAGCTGCAGACGATCATTGCCCTTCGGGAAATCGGCGTACCTGTGGAGCAAATCAAAGTGATGCTCGACGGACTGGAACAAGGCAATACCGCACCTCTGCACGATGAGCTGGAGCAGCATCGGAATCAACTCTATCGGGAATGGCTGGAGATGAAGCAGCTCATCGAGACGGCAGATCGGATGCTGGAGCGAGTACAAATGGAACACAAGGTGGATCGGTCATGGATCTTTAAGCTAGCGGAAGGTTCTAAGCGGCTGCGAGATTCCCGGAATGCTTGGAAGGATCGATGGGGGTTCGATCGGCTGGCGGCCATCTATGATGAGGAAGCCGAACAGGGGGCACCTGCGCATCTCAGACCGTTCGCGGAGGAGATCGGCGGGAAGTATGCGCTGCTGCTTGACCACATGGTGGAATGGATCGCCCCTCGCGCGGGAGAGCAGGGACTCGACATCGGCATTGGAACGGGAAATTTGGCTGAGCGCTTTCTCGCGCAGGGTGCCTTGATGTCTGGTCTAGATCAGTCGCAATCGATGTTGAACGAGAGTCGGCGCAAGCTGCCACATCTGCATACGAGACTCGGGAACTGGCTATTGATTCCGTATTTCGAACGAACCTTCGATTTCGTCGTAAGCAGCTTCACGCTGCATCACCTGACCGAGGAGCAGAAGCCGATTGCACTCGAGGAGATGACACGGGTGCTGAAGCACCGGGGACGGATCTGTCTTGTCGATGTGATGTTCGAGCACGAGGAGGCCCGTGAACGGTACCGACGCTTGAAGGAGCGCGAAGGGGATCAAGCGGTCTTGCAGTCACTTCAAGAGCGGATGTATGCGGACAAATCGAAGCTGCTGGCTTGGCTCCGAGATCATGGTTATGTCACCATGCACCAAGCCTATTCCGAAGTGCTGCATATCGTCTATGCGATTCGAGCATCGGATTAGGGCTTGAGCTTCTCCTAACGTGAACCTCTATGCTGGGTGTGGAAAGATGAACGCCGAGGAGGATGAGGGATGAATCAGAAGGAGACGCAAGGGATAACAGGCACTGAACAGCAAGGGGCAGGCAGCCTCAGTAGTACGGAAGTCTATGCCCTTCCTGTTGCAGAACGGTATGATGCCTTGATTATGAAGGAAGATCATGCGAAGAACATCGATTATTTCCTAGGGAATGTTATTGCGGATGGGAGCGGGGCCTTGCAGCTCGATGTGCTGGATCTAGGAGCGGGTACAGGTAGGCTCTCCTGTATGGCAGCACCCTATGTCAGATCGATAACGGCCTTGGATGCCTCTGAGGGCATGCTGAAGCAGGCGGCGATGAAGCTGGCAGGAACGGGGCTGCAGCAAGTTCATATTCAGGTTGCCGACCTGCGGGGACGACTTCCGCTGGAAGACCAGTCGGTAGATCTCGTTATGGCCGGTTGGAGCATCTGTTATGTGGCCAGCGAGAATCATCCGCAGCATGAATCTTACTTGAAGGCGCTGATGCAGGAGATTCGTCGGGTGCTGAGGCCCAGCGGGAAGGTGATGATTCTCGAGACACTGGGGACAGGTAATGCACAGCCGGAGCCGGCAACTTTCCTCGCCGACTATATGAGGGTGTTGGAAGAAGAGTATCATCTGACGAAGACGATTCTGGATACGAGCTTCAAATTCGATTCAGTAGAGCAGGCGGAAGTGTTGTGCCGAGATTTTTTCGGTGATGCGGTAGGGGATTGGATAGAGCGGGAGCAGAGCCTGGTGGTTCCGTCTTGGACGGGCATTTGGCTGGGAGAACTCTAATTCGGAGAATAAGAATCATAAGATTCGAGCGATACTATAGCAGAATGGAAAGAAATGAAATAATTGTTATAGGCATGCGCGCGGGAACGTGGTACAGTGGAGTTCGTCCAATTGGACAGAATTTCAAATACGAAGCGAATTAGCGATTCAGATCGCGGCGCTTACGTACCATTTTCCCACAGATAGGAAGGATTTAGAACTATGGCACAACCAGAGGAACAGTCACCTCGAGAACGCTGGATGCAGCTCGTCAAGAATGTCTGCGTGACGATCGTCTGCGGGATACTTGTCGGTCTCGGCATTCAGTTATTCTTAACGCCTCATCAATTATTAAGCGGAGGTATTCCGGGAATCGCGATGATTATGCAGTACGCGGCGAACTGGAATGTATCTCTCGTCTATTTCGTCCTGAACGTACCGGTCATTGTATGGGGCTGGATCTCGCTCGGTCGGAAGTTCATTTTACTTAGCTTGCTGTCCGTCATCGTAACGACGATTACGTTGGAGTACATTCCGGCTTACCAGGTCACGACAGACCCGATCATGGGCGCCATCATCGGCGGGATTGTGATTGCCATCGGCGTAGGGTATTCCCTGCGTGTCGGAGGATCGACGGGTGGATTCGATATCATTGGATTTATTGTAACAAAAAAAAGAGATTTTCCGCTCGGTACGGTGCTGTCGGTACTCAACTCGGTCATTATTGTAATTCTCGGATTCTTGATTAGCTGGGATGTTGCATTCTATTCCCTACTCTCCTTGTTCATTAAAGGCAAATGCATTGATATGATTCATGTGCGTCATATGAAAGTGACGGCTTTTATTATTACGCAGAAGAAAGATCTGATGGCGGAAGAACTGATCAAGTTCCCGCATGGCATTACGATGGTGAAGGCGTATGGATGCTACAGCCATACGGAGAACTATATGCTGATGACTGTAACGACGCGCAGCGAGCTGCCAAGCCTTCGCAAACGCGTGCTCGAGGTGGATCCAAGAGCATTCATTAATATCGTGCAGACGGCCGAAGTGGTGGGGAGATTCCGCCGCGTTATTTAATTTTATAGCTATTCATGCGACGCGCCTTCGGGCGCGTTTTTTGGTATGCGTGCCATGTGTAAAAAATGTACTCTTCGGCGAATGGTACCCTCCGTTTCCGTTAA
Proteins encoded:
- a CDS encoding MerR family transcriptional regulator, whose translation is MKITEVASLLNVSARAIRFYEEKGLITPDKEPGNQYRLFTEEHIRQLQTIIALREIGVPVEQIKVMLDGLEQGNTAPLHDELEQHRNQLYREWLEMKQLIETADRMLERVQMEHKVDRSWIFKLAEGSKRLRDSRNAWKDRWGFDRLAAIYDEEAEQGAPAHLRPFAEEIGGKYALLLDHMVEWIAPRAGEQGLDIGIGTGNLAERFLAQGALMSGLDQSQSMLNESRRKLPHLHTRLGNWLLIPYFERTFDFVVSSFTLHHLTEEQKPIALEEMTRVLKHRGRICLVDVMFEHEEARERYRRLKEREGDQAVLQSLQERMYADKSKLLAWLRDHGYVTMHQAYSEVLHIVYAIRASD
- a CDS encoding class I SAM-dependent methyltransferase, coding for MNQKETQGITGTEQQGAGSLSSTEVYALPVAERYDALIMKEDHAKNIDYFLGNVIADGSGALQLDVLDLGAGTGRLSCMAAPYVRSITALDASEGMLKQAAMKLAGTGLQQVHIQVADLRGRLPLEDQSVDLVMAGWSICYVASENHPQHESYLKALMQEIRRVLRPSGKVMILETLGTGNAQPEPATFLADYMRVLEEEYHLTKTILDTSFKFDSVEQAEVLCRDFFGDAVGDWIEREQSLVVPSWTGIWLGEL
- a CDS encoding YitT family protein; protein product: MAQPEEQSPRERWMQLVKNVCVTIVCGILVGLGIQLFLTPHQLLSGGIPGIAMIMQYAANWNVSLVYFVLNVPVIVWGWISLGRKFILLSLLSVIVTTITLEYIPAYQVTTDPIMGAIIGGIVIAIGVGYSLRVGGSTGGFDIIGFIVTKKRDFPLGTVLSVLNSVIIVILGFLISWDVAFYSLLSLFIKGKCIDMIHVRHMKVTAFIITQKKDLMAEELIKFPHGITMVKAYGCYSHTENYMLMTVTTRSELPSLRKRVLEVDPRAFINIVQTAEVVGRFRRVI